A region of the Polynucleobacter sp. MWH-Braz-FAM2G genome:
TGCCACCATTGAAGTGGTTGATGGATCGCTCGGAGGACCAAAATCAGTAATTGTGATTACATCATCACCTAAGAATGCCAATGTTCAGGCTCCAGTTCGGAAGTAATCACTATTACTTGAGCGGTAATTATTAAAAAGGCCTCTAACAAGAGGCCTTTTATCTAATGGAGTTCTGACTTAAAGTCCCTCGGCCCGAATAAGGCCGACCGCCTGACCTTCAATAGCAAAATTGGGTTGACGGTCGTCAACCAAAATATTTTTGAAGTCTGGATTTTCTGCTTGCAGTTCAATGACCATTCCATTGGCGGTTTTCTTTTGTTGCCAACGCTTCACTGTAACTTCGTCATCAAGGCGAGCTACTACGATGTCACCATTACGAACTTCAGTTGTTTTTCTGACAGCCAAATAGTCGCCATCCAAAATTCCTGCATCGCGCATGCTCATGCCTTTTACCTTCAACAAGTAATCAGCACCCTTGCTAAATAAGCTCGGATCAATCGGTATGTGTTTTTCAATATGCTCAACAGCCATGATTGGCGAACCAGCAGCAACTCGCCCAATTAAGGGTAGGGTAAGTTGTTGAAGTGCACCCGATGGTAAAGAGAGTTGGCGATATTTATTGCTGTTGTGCGATTGGTTATAGCGTTGCGCAATACGAATGCCACGTGAGGTACCAGGAGTCAGTTCGATATAACCTTTTTTTGCTAAAGCGCGAAGATGTTCTTCCGCTGCATTTGCAGAGGCAAATCCTAGTTGGGTCGCGATCTCTGCGCGTGTTGGTGGAAGGCCGCTCTCATCGATAGCCTTGGTAATTAGCTCCAAGATCTCATTCTGGCGTGGAGTGAGTTTGGGGAGGGCAGTTAGCTCCTCTGGGAAATCGACTGTGTTTATGTCCATACTGGGATTGTATACAGCAGTTTTTGATATTTCAAGCAATTTTGAGGGGATAATGGAGCAATGAGCACAATTGAAAATAATGCAGAGCATTCACCTCATATTTTGGTTTTAGGAATGGGAGGTACGATTGCTGGGGTAGCCGGTAGGCCTGCTGAAAATCCCATGCAATATGAAGCTGGACAGATTGAAATTGCTTCCTTGTTGGCGCATATTCAAGCAGCTGTACCTGGGGATATCAAGCTTGTTTCCCAGCAGGTAGCCAATATCAATAGTCGAAATCTGACGGAACCATTATTGAGCCTTCTTGGCGAGACTGTAAGAGTGGCCCTTGATAATTCAATGGTCAAAGGGATAGTGATCACTCACGGAACAGATACGATTGAAGAAACTGGGGTCTTTTTGCAGCTGACTTGCGGGAAATTTGCTCAAAATTTAGGCAAAAGAGTGATCCTAACCGGAGCTATGTTACCCGCCAATGCTCCTAAAGCGGATGGGCCATCCAACCTATTGGATGCCATTCGTTGGGCTTCTACTCCCATTGATAATTGTCCTGGTGGCATATATGCCGTCATGCATGGTAGGGGGTGTTTGGCCATGGACTTGGCTAAACGGCATGGAACTGCCTTAAATGCACCTATTCAGGCGTCTCCCAGTAGTTCGGTAGGTCTTATTAATCCGTCTTGGTTATCGGGGGTGAAAGCGGTTCAAGCCCTCTGGAATGAGGATTTGCCTATTCCTAAGGGAAATGAGTGGCCTTGGGTGGAAATATTGACTAGCCATGCTGGCGCACGTTCAGAAACAATCACTCACTGGCTAAGTTCTAAGGTTAAGGGGCTAGTCCTTGCAGGAACGGGTATGGGTGGCTTTCATGATGCGTGGAGGGAATCTCTGGTTGCAGCAGTTAAACATGGGATTGCTCTAGTTAGAACAAGTAGAACGGGGGCCGGTGAAACGGCGCAGGATCTTCCAGAGGCTGACATCGTTGGGTGCTTGGCGTCGGGCAGTCTTTCTGCCCCTAGGGCCAGAATTGCGCTCCAATTGGCCTTGAATGCTGAAAAACAAGCTCAATCAGCGGGTAAATCCCTGACTTGGCAGGATTTTTTTGCTAGAATAGCAGTCTTGCCAGTAATTCGGTAAGCGCTGAAAAGCGGTTGTAAAAGTGTTGTATGCAGTACCTACAATTTGTTACTACCTTGTCACACTGGCGCTGAGTTCGCAACCATCAGAACTTAGCAAGACGCCCAGGTGACTTTATCCTTAAGGAGTGTTTGATGCGTCATTATGAAATCGTCTTTATCGTCCATCCGGACCAAAGCGAGCAAGTGCCAGCGATGATTGATCGCTACAAAGCTACATTAGCAGCTGCGGGCGGCAAAATTCATCGTATTGAAGATTGGGGTCGTCGTCAGATGGCTTACATGATCGACAAACTTGCTAAAGCCCACTACGTTTGCATGAACATTGAGTGTGACCAGAAAACTCTGGAAGAGCTCGAGCATGCGTTCAAATTTAACGATGCTGTTTTGCGTCACCTCATTATCAAGACTAAGAAAGCTGAAACAGAGCCTTCCATCATGATGAAAGAAGTGCAACGTGAAGAAGCGCGCAAATCAGCTCAATCCGAAGCTCCTGTAGCAGCGGAATAAGTTAGAAATTTGAAGAGGAATACACAGACTAGAAAACGTATAAGAGAAGCGGAGTGGCGTTGAATCATTTCACCCTCACTGCAATCTTGGTATCTAAAGACGCGATTCGATTTACACCTGCAGGAATACCTGTGATGCATTGTCTGCTAGAGCATAGTGGCCAAGCAAACGAGGTAGGAGTAGCAAGGAAGATTCAGATGAATGTTGAAGCCATCACAATCGGTCCGTTACAAAAGGATCTAGAGCAAATGGATTTAGGTGCTGAGGCGGTGTTTGAAGGATTCTTGGCACCCAAGACTCTACGTAATCAAAGACTTGTTTTCCATATTACCCATATTCAATTGAAAAATTAAAGAGGAAATCATCATGGCGTTTGGAAAGAAACCCGATTTCAAAAAGAAACCAGCTCAGAACCCATTGTTCAAGCGTAAGCGTTATTGCCGTTTCACTGTTGCTGGCGTAGAACAGATTGACTACAAAGATGTAGATACATTGAAGGACTTCATTGGCGAAAACGCCAAGATTACTCCTGCTCGTTTGACAGGCACAAAAGCAAAATATCAGCGTCAGTTAGACACTGCTATCAAGCGTGCTCGTTTCTTGGCTTTATTGCCATTCTCCGATCAACATAAGAAATAATTAGGAGCCCTCAATGCAAATCATTCTTTTAGAAAAAGTAATTAACTTGGGCAACCTTGGCGACATCGTTCGCGTTAAAGACGGTTATGCTCGCAATTTCTTAATCCCACAACGTAAAGCTCGTCGTGCTACTGATGCAGCGATTGCTGATTTTGCAGTTCGTCGCGCTGAACTAGAAAAAGTTGCTGCTGAGAAATTGGCTGCTGCTGAAGCGATTGGCGCAAAGCTCAAAGACTTGGTTCTTGAAATCGGTCAAAAAGCTGGTGTTGACGGTCGTTTGTTTGGTTCTGTAACCAATCACGATATCGCTGATGCTTTGAAAGCTAAGGGCTTCACAATTGAGAAGTCTTCAGTACGTTTGCCTACTGGCCCATTGAAAATGGTTGGTGATCACCCTGTAGCGGTAGCTGTTCATACCGATGTTGTTGCAGACATCACTATTCGTGTAGTTGGCGAGCAAGCTTAAGTTTTAAATCTGTAAACTAGCCTCATGGCTGAATCCCGTTCACGTTCCGTTACGCTGAATCCCAGCATGATGGGCTCTGGGGATGCAGTCGTGCAGGCTTTAAAAGTACCGCCACACTCTGTAGAAGCCGAGCAGTCTTTGCTCGGCGGCCTACTGATCGATAACTCCTCTTGGGATAACCTCGGCGGAGTATTAAACGACAAAGATTTCTACCGCCCCGAACATGCTCTAATTTACAAGGTCATTGCACGTTTGGTTGGCGACAATCATCCTGCTGACGTCATCACTGTTTACGATGCGATTAAATCTGAGCAGGGTGGTGATTTAGTCAGTATTGATTACCTCAATTCATTAGCTCAAAACACTCCTAGCGCAGCCAACATTAAAGGCTATGCTGACATCGTTCGTGACCGCAGTATTTTGCGTCGCTTGATTGAGGTCTCAGACAGTATTGTTAATTCTGCTTTTGTGCCAGAAGGTCGCACCGTAAGAACCCTTTTGGATGAGGCCGAGTCACGCATTCTTCAAATTGGTGAAGAAGGTAGTCGTAAAGCTGATTATCTCGAGATCGAACCTTTACTAAAAACGGTGGTTGCTCGAATTGATGAGTTGTATAACCGTCAAGGCGGTAGCGATATAACGGGTATTGCTACAGGATTCATTGATCTTGATAAGCAGACTAGTGGTTTGCAAAAAGGCGATTTGGTCATTGTGGCTGGAAGACCCTCGATGGGTAAAGCCCAACCTCTTGATGCAAAAGTAAAGACTGTAGACGGCTGGAAATTGATGGGTGACCTTAAGTTTGGTGATCGACTCGCATCGGTTGATGGTGAGCACTCCATGGTTACAGGTATCTATCCGCAGGGCATTAAGCAAATTTATAAAGTTGTTTTTTCTGATGGGCGTGAGGCTGAATGTTGCGCTGAACATCTATGGCGAGTGATGTACCGTGACTGGGCTGAGCCCAAAGTAATTGACACTGCTCGTTTAATGGAAATGTTGGGCTCTGTTCGTTATAAAAATAGGTTATGGATCGAACCTGTGACCGGAGATTTTGGGCATACAAATGAATTACCAATTCACCCTTGGGTGTTTGGTGCTTTATTGGGTGATGGCACTCTAGCGCTCTCTCACAGCAGCGTATTGTTTTCCACAAAATCTCCCGAGCTGGTTGAGCGTATCAATGCTCTCGCGGGTTATGAGATGGAACTTGTGCATGCTAATGCTTACGATTGGAGACTGGTTTCTAAACAGCGAATTGCTGCTAATGGCGCTAGACAGTCTGTCCCAATAAATTATTTCAGGGCTGCCTTACAAGATTTAGGTGTGCTAGGTTGCAGAAGCTTTGACAAATTTATACCTGCAACTTATCTAGAGGCCAATCGGAATGCTCGACTTGCGTTATTCCAGGGTCTAATGGATACCGATGGGTGGATTGAAAAGTGGGGCTCAATTCGTTTTTGCACTGCTAGCAAGCGACTTGCTCAGGACGTTGCCACTTTAGCGAGATCCTTGGGGGGGTTCTGTTCAATCGCTAATAAACAAACTAGCTATACCTACCTAGGTGAAAAAAAACAGGGTCGCTTATCGTTTGTTTTGAATATGAGTTTTGGTGCTGGCTTTCAAGCATTTAGCTTGCCCGAAAAGAAGGAAAGATTAAGAGCGAGTTGGGATCGTCAGCGTCGCCTAACTTTCAAGAGTATTGAGCCATCAAGAGTGACTCAAGCGCAGTGTATTTCTGTAAGCCATCCTCAGAGAACTTACATTACTGATGATTATGTTGTTACGCACAACACCGCATTTGCGCTCAATATCGCTGAAAACGTTGCCCTAGCCGAAGGTTTGCCGGTTGTTGTTTTCTCGATGGAGATGTCGGGTGAGCAGTTGGCAGCGCGTCTACTTGGATCTGTTGGGCGTGTTGATCAAGGTCGTATGCGTACAGGTAAGCTCCAAGATGATGAGTGGCCACGCGTAACCGATGCGATTGCTCGTTTAAGTAATACGCAAATTTTGATTGATGAAACTGGTTCACTATCAAGTCTAGAGTTACGTGCGCGTGCTCGTCGTATAGCTAGAAACTTCGGTGGCACCCTTGGTTTGGTAGTGATAGATTACCTGCAACTGATGAGTGGTTCTGGTTCTGAAAACCGTGCAACAGAAATTTCTGAAATCTCTCGTTCACTCAAATCACTCGCAAAAGAACTGCAGTGTCCAGTTGTGGCGCTATCTCAGTTAAATCGTGGTCTTGAACAGCGTCCCAATAAACGTCCAATCATGTCTGACTTGCGTGAATCTGGTGCTATTGAACAAGATGCGGACTTGATTATGTTTATTTATCGTGATGAGGTATATCACCCAGATACCACTACCGATAAAGGCGTAGCCGAGATCATAATCGGTAAGCAGCGTAATGGTCCAATTGGTACCGTGCGTTTAAGCTGGCAAGGCCCTTATACGAAGTTTGATAATTTAGCGCTGGGTTCTATTGGTTATTCTTCGGGTGGATACGAGCCGTTCTAAAAGAAAAACTTATTCAATAACTTAGAGATAAAAGAAAAAGCCTCGCATTGCGAGGCTTTTTTCATATTGCAGAGAAGATTCTCCAAGTATCCTTATTTGGCACCTTCACACTTTTTAATAGAGGCAGCCTTAGCAGCGCCATATAGTGGCTTACCATCTTTGCTAACCGCCTTGGCTTCACAATCATTTGGTTTAGCATCGCCCATACATTTTTTAATAGAAGCATCTTTAGCAGCGCCATACAACGGCTTACCATCTTTACTTACTGCCTTGGCTTCACAAGCTGCCTGATCGGCAAATGCGTAAGTCGGAAGTGCAAAACTGAGTGCAATACTTAAAGCGGTAATGATTTTTTTCATGCTCATTCTCCTTAATAGTTGGATGTACTTCTGCTGCAGATAGACACTACGATTGATTCTAATCTTAAATACTAGTTCTGTTTCACAATCATATTCTGAGATGCCACTGGAGTTGGGAATCCGGCTGCAGCAAGCGCTTCACTCATGACTCGGTTGCTATCAAAATATACCTGCCAATAATGATCATTGTTGCAATATGGGCGAACGGACAAGACCGGGCCTACTAGATTGAACTCTAAAATATTTACCTCAACAGCTGGCTCCTGAAGAACATTAGGAATTGCTGCAATCTTTTCGCGCAGTAAAGACATTGCAGCATTTTGATCGGCGGCACCCGAGAGTTGGCACTTAAGATCAACGCGACGATAAGGGCTGTTACTAAAATTTTGGATAGTGTCACCCAAAATCTTGGTATTGCCAATCATGGTGGCAATATTGTCTGGTGTATAGATAGTTGAGGAGAACAAACCAATCTCTTTGACGGTACCAGTAACTCCGCCTGCAGTAATAAAGTCCCCCACTTTAAATGGACGCAACACAATTACAAATACCCCTGCTGCAAAGTTAGAGAGTAAACCTGCCCATGCCGCTCCAATGGCTACACCTGCTGTAGCAATTAAAGCGGCAAAGCTGGTGGTTTGAATTCCAAAATATCCAAGAATTCCGACAACAAGCAGGATATTCAAAGTTACCGAAACGACCGAGCCAACATAACGCAGAATGGTAGGGTCTAACTTTTGTGCTTCCAATCCTCGGCGAATAATATTTAGGGCTAGACCAATTAACCAACGACCAATTACCCAAAAGGCAATCGCCGCCAAGATCTTCAGTCCAATATCAGTAGCAGTTGTTACTAATATTTCTTGTATACGGTTTAAATCCATTTCTTTCATTGCCACTTTCCAATCTCGTTACGATAAAAATACTTCAAATCTAGAAAATATTATTTCCTAGTGGGGTGATATTGGGCGTTAGTCCTAAGGCGCTATACGTCGCGCCTCTGTAAATTTAGCTGCCCAATATGGCGTGGTGATGTAGTCCAAGCGCACCGTACCTCCAGCGCTGGGGGCGTGCACAAATCTTCCTTGCCCAACATAGATGCCGGCATGTGAATACTTTTCTCCAGTGGTATTAAAAAATACTAAGTCACCTGGCGCAGGCGGCTCATTCTCGACACTACGTCCCTTGCTACTCATCTGCTGAATGGTTCTTGGTAGCTTAATACCGGCTGCTTTGTTGTAAACATAAACAATGAGACCGCTACAGTCAAAACCACCTTTGGGTGTATTGCCACCAAAGCGATAGGGAACATCCACTAAACCTACTGCTGCAATAGAAATATCTTCAGTACCAACACTCGTATCTTGCTTAAATTGAGCAATTTTGGGATTGGGTGATTTATTGTTGGTGGTGCTACACCCGTTAAGTGCGATAAGAGCACAAATAAAAATGCCGCACCCAATTAGAGTGCGGCATGAGGTGTATTTTTTAAAGCGCGTCAGCTGCATGATCCGCAAGACGTGAACGCTCACCGCGAGCTAAGGTCACATGACCACCATGACGCCAGCCTTTGAAGCGATCAACTACGTAGGTTAAACCTGAAGAGCCTTCGGTTAAGTAAGGTGTATCAATCTGAGCAATATTGCCTAGGCAAATAATCTTGGTTCCTGGTCCAGCGCGGGTAACTAAGGTCTTCATTTGTTTTGGAGTTAAGTTTTGTGCTTCATCAATGATGACAAACTTGCTAACAAACGTTCTACCACGCATAAAGTTCATACTCTTTACTTTAATACGCGACCGGATCAGTTCTTGCGTAGCTGCGCGACCCCATTCTC
Encoded here:
- the dnaB gene encoding replicative DNA helicase — encoded protein: MGSGDAVVQALKVPPHSVEAEQSLLGGLLIDNSSWDNLGGVLNDKDFYRPEHALIYKVIARLVGDNHPADVITVYDAIKSEQGGDLVSIDYLNSLAQNTPSAANIKGYADIVRDRSILRRLIEVSDSIVNSAFVPEGRTVRTLLDEAESRILQIGEEGSRKADYLEIEPLLKTVVARIDELYNRQGGSDITGIATGFIDLDKQTSGLQKGDLVIVAGRPSMGKAQPLDAKVKTVDGWKLMGDLKFGDRLASVDGEHSMVTGIYPQGIKQIYKVVFSDGREAECCAEHLWRVMYRDWAEPKVIDTARLMEMLGSVRYKNRLWIEPVTGDFGHTNELPIHPWVFGALLGDGTLALSHSSVLFSTKSPELVERINALAGYEMELVHANAYDWRLVSKQRIAANGARQSVPINYFRAALQDLGVLGCRSFDKFIPATYLEANRNARLALFQGLMDTDGWIEKWGSIRFCTASKRLAQDVATLARSLGGFCSIANKQTSYTYLGEKKQGRLSFVLNMSFGAGFQAFSLPEKKERLRASWDRQRRLTFKSIEPSRVTQAQCISVSHPQRTYITDDYVVTHNTAFALNIAENVALAEGLPVVVFSMEMSGEQLAARLLGSVGRVDQGRMRTGKLQDDEWPRVTDAIARLSNTQILIDETGSLSSLELRARARRIARNFGGTLGLVVIDYLQLMSGSGSENRATEISEISRSLKSLAKELQCPVVALSQLNRGLEQRPNKRPIMSDLRESGAIEQDADLIMFIYRDEVYHPDTTTDKGVAEIIIGKQRNGPIGTVRLSWQGPYTKFDNLALGSIGYSSGGYEPF
- the rpsR gene encoding 30S ribosomal protein S18, yielding MAFGKKPDFKKKPAQNPLFKRKRYCRFTVAGVEQIDYKDVDTLKDFIGENAKITPARLTGTKAKYQRQLDTAIKRARFLALLPFSDQHKK
- the rplI gene encoding 50S ribosomal protein L9 — protein: MQIILLEKVINLGNLGDIVRVKDGYARNFLIPQRKARRATDAAIADFAVRRAELEKVAAEKLAAAEAIGAKLKDLVLEIGQKAGVDGRLFGSVTNHDIADALKAKGFTIEKSSVRLPTGPLKMVGDHPVAVAVHTDVVADITIRVVGEQA
- the rpsF gene encoding 30S ribosomal protein S6, which translates into the protein MRHYEIVFIVHPDQSEQVPAMIDRYKATLAAAGGKIHRIEDWGRRQMAYMIDKLAKAHYVCMNIECDQKTLEELEHAFKFNDAVLRHLIIKTKKAETEPSIMMKEVQREEARKSAQSEAPVAAE
- the lexA gene encoding transcriptional repressor LexA, which encodes MDINTVDFPEELTALPKLTPRQNEILELITKAIDESGLPPTRAEIATQLGFASANAAEEHLRALAKKGYIELTPGTSRGIRIAQRYNQSHNSNKYRQLSLPSGALQQLTLPLIGRVAAGSPIMAVEHIEKHIPIDPSLFSKGADYLLKVKGMSMRDAGILDGDYLAVRKTTEVRNGDIVVARLDDEVTVKRWQQKKTANGMVIELQAENPDFKNILVDDRQPNFAIEGQAVGLIRAEGL
- a CDS encoding asparaginase, which encodes MSTIENNAEHSPHILVLGMGGTIAGVAGRPAENPMQYEAGQIEIASLLAHIQAAVPGDIKLVSQQVANINSRNLTEPLLSLLGETVRVALDNSMVKGIVITHGTDTIEETGVFLQLTCGKFAQNLGKRVILTGAMLPANAPKADGPSNLLDAIRWASTPIDNCPGGIYAVMHGRGCLAMDLAKRHGTALNAPIQASPSSSVGLINPSWLSGVKAVQALWNEDLPIPKGNEWPWVEILTSHAGARSETITHWLSSKVKGLVLAGTGMGGFHDAWRESLVAAVKHGIALVRTSRTGAGETAQDLPEADIVGCLASGSLSAPRARIALQLALNAEKQAQSAGKSLTWQDFFARIAVLPVIR
- a CDS encoding mechanosensitive ion channel family protein, which encodes MKEMDLNRIQEILVTTATDIGLKILAAIAFWVIGRWLIGLALNIIRRGLEAQKLDPTILRYVGSVVSVTLNILLVVGILGYFGIQTTSFAALIATAGVAIGAAWAGLLSNFAAGVFVIVLRPFKVGDFITAGGVTGTVKEIGLFSSTIYTPDNIATMIGNTKILGDTIQNFSNSPYRRVDLKCQLSGAADQNAAMSLLREKIAAIPNVLQEPAVEVNILEFNLVGPVLSVRPYCNNDHYWQVYFDSNRVMSEALAAAGFPTPVASQNMIVKQN
- the priB gene encoding primosomal replication protein N → MALNHFTLTAILVSKDAIRFTPAGIPVMHCLLEHSGQANEVGVARKIQMNVEAITIGPLQKDLEQMDLGAEAVFEGFLAPKTLRNQRLVFHITHIQLKN